GACTCCGAGACGCCGACCATCGACCGGACGACGCTGGCCCACGAACTCGTCCACGCGCTGCAGGACCAGCACTTCGGCCTCGACGCCGACGGGGAGACCCAGGACCAGCAACTCGCCAACCGCGGTATCACCGAGGGCGACGCCCGCTACGTCGACATCCTCTACGAGAACCGCTGCGAGGGCGAGTGGCGCTGCATCCCCCCGCCCGACAGCGGCGACGGCGGCGGCGGGTCCGCGGGAGCCGACTACAACCGCGGGCTGTTCCTGACCATCTACACGCCCTACGCCGCGGGCTCGCAGTTCGTCGACCAGGTGCGCGCCCAGAGCGGCTGGGACGGCGTCAACCAGCTCTACGACGCCCGCCCGGAGAGCACCGAACAGCTCATCCACCCGCAGCTCTACCCCGACGAGGACCCCGTCGAGGTGACCGTCCCCGACCGCTCGAACGGCGAGTGGCGCCGCTTCGACGTCGACCCCGTCGCCGACACGGTCGGCGAGGCGTCCATCTACGCCATGTTCGTCCACAACGACGTCGTCGACCCGGAGAACCGCTACGGCTACGAGTCCGAGCCCTCCGCGGGCTGGGGCGGCGACAGCGTCGTCCCCTACACCAACGGGACCGCGGGCGGCTACGTCTGGGAGACCGCCTGGGACTCCGAGCGCGACGCCCGGCAGTTCCACGAGGCGTATCTCGACGTGCTCGACAGCCACGACGCCCGCAACCCCCGCGGGAACGTCTACGTCGTCCCCGACGGCGAGTTCGCCGACGCCTTCCGCGCGGTCCGGTCGGGTGACACGGTTCGGATCGTCAACGCGCCCACCGTCGACGGGCTCGACGCCGTCCACTCCCGGTCCGGATAGCCCGGGGGCGGCCGCTCGGTCACCGGTTGGCGGGCGACCGCTCGGTCGACGGCCGGCGGCGACTCTCGATCCGCAGTCGACACGTGGCCCGGTCCCGGTCCGGTCCCCGGGCGAAGCGAACGCGGACAGTTTTTGGCGCTCGCCCCGGAAGTCCACTCCATGACCGACGAGTCGGGCTTCGACATCGTCCCCCCGGAGGCCATCAGGGAGGGGCGGGCCACGGACGCCTACTTCGACCGGACGGTCGAGACGCTGGAACACGCCGACCGAAACCCGCGCGTCGTCGCCGAGGTGACCGCCGACCAGTTCCCCACCGGCGGGTGGGAGCTGCTCGCCGGCGTCAAGGACGCCGCCCAACTCTTCGAGGGCCGCGACGTGGACGTGGACGCGATCCGCGAGGGCCGCCTGTTCGACGGCGGACCAGTCATGCGCATCGAGGGCCCGTACCTGGAGTTCTGCCGGCTGGAGACCGCGCTGCTGGGCTTTCTCTCGCACGCGACCGGCGTCGCGACCGCGGCGCTGGAGGCCCGCCGCGCCGCGCCCGACTCGACCGTTCTGAGCTTCGGCTCGCGACACGTCCACCCCTCGATCGGCGCGATGGTCGAGCGGTCGGCGCTACTCGGGGGGCTCGACGGCTTCTCGAACGTCGCCGCGGGCGAGGTGATCGGCCGCGAGGCCGGCGGGACGATGCCCCACGCGTTGCTCATCTGCTTCGGCCGCGGCGAGCAGGAGGCCGCCTGGCGGGCCTTCGACGAGGCCGTGGGGCCGGACGTACCCCGGGTCGCCCTGGTCGACACCTACAGCGACGAGGTCGACGAGGCGGTGCGGGCCGCCGAGGCCGTCGACGCGCTCGACTCGGTGCGGCTCGACACCACCTCCTCGCGGCGGGGCGACTTCGAGCACATCGTCCGGGAGGTGCGCTGGACGCTCGACGCCGAGGGGTTCGAGGACGTGGGCATCTTCGTCAGCGGCGGGCTCGGCCCCCGACAGCTGCGCGAGTTGCGCGAGCACGTCGCGGGCTTCGGCGTCGGCAGCCACGTCAGCAACGCCGACCCGACGGACTTCGCGCTCGACATCGTCGAGGTGGACGGCGAACTCGCCGCCAAGCGCGGGAAGCTCACCGGGACGAAGGAAGTGTACCGCACCGACGACGGCGGCCACCACGTCCAGCTGGCCGACGCCGACGCGCCCGCCGACGGCGAGGCGCTGCTCGAACCGCTCGTCCGCGGCGGTGAGGTGGTCCGGGAGTTCGACCTCGACGCCGCGGCCGAGCGGGCCGTCGCCGACGCCGACGCCGTCGGGTTCGACGCGCCCGACGGCGAGTAGCGCCGCGTTCGGGCGATTCCGGCGGTCGCGCCGTCGGAAACGGTCGCGAGGATTTTTATTCCGGCGTCGCCTCCGTCGATCCGTGACAACCCTGGTCGTCTGTATCGACCGCGCGGGCGACCTCGTGGCCGGGACGGACCCGCCGGTCGTGGGTCGGGACGCCGTCGAGTCGCTCGTCGTCGACGTGGGGGTCGAGGACCCGGAGGACAGCCAGGTGAACTGTCTTCTCGAAGCGCTCCGCGTCTCCCGCGACCTGTCCGACGGCGGCGAGGAGACGCTCGTCGCGGTGCTGGCAGGGACCGACGACACCGTCGGCGCCGACCGCGCCATCGCCCGCCAGGTCGAACGGCTCATCGACGACCACGGCCCCGACTCGGCCGTGGTCGTCGTCGACAGCGCCGAGGACGAGCGGCTCGTCCCCATCGTCGAGTCGCGGCTCACCGTCGACGCCGTCGACCGCGTCGTCGTCCGCCAGGCCCGTGACATCGAGTCGACCTACTACCTGCTCAAGCAGTTCCTCGCCGACGAGGAACTGCGCAAGACCGTCCTCGTCCCCATCGGCGTCGCGCTCATCGCCTACCCGGTCCTCTGGTGGGCGGCCACCCCCGCCGTCGCCACCGGCGCCATCGTCGCCGTCGTCGGCCTCTTTCTCCTCTACAAGGGCCTGGGCATCGACGCCTACCTCGCCGCCCTGCCCGGCCAGGTCCAGCAGGCGCTCTACTCGGGCCAGGTCGCCCTGGTCACCTACGTCGTCGCCGCCGGCCTCTCGCTGGTTGGCGTGTTCGCCGGCGCCATCAGCGTCTCCGAGCTCGGCTCGGAGGGCACGCTCATCCTCGCCAGCCGCTTCGCCTTCGACGCCATCCCCTGGCTGACCGGCGCCGCGCTGGCCGCCAGCACCGGCCGCCTGCTCGACGAACTCATCCGCCGCGAGGGGGTCCGCAGCGCCTACCTCAACCTCCCGTTCGGCGCCGTCGCCGTCGGCCTCGTCGTCCGCGGGTTCTCCGCGTACTTCCTCGAACTCGCCGACGTGTTCGAGCCGTTCCGCGTCCGGGCGTTCGAGGCCGGCCCCGTCGCCTTCGAGGGCGCCACGCTCGAACCCCCCGGGACCAGGCTCGCGCTGTTCATCCTCGCCGGCGTCCTCGTGAGCCTCGCGGGCGTCCGGTTCGCCGCGTACTTCAGCGGGACCACCGTCGAACAGGAGTTCGCCCACGGCCGCGAGGGCGGGGACTAGCTGTCGTCTCCCGCACTCGACTCGATCGCAGGAGACAGCAGGCGCTGAACGCCCTCGGCGCGCTCGCGGTCGCTGTCTCCGAAAACCGGAGATTTTCGGGATGACGAGAGAGCTTCGCTCTCTCGAACCAAGCGACATATCCTCGCGGCCGGGGCCGCTTCGGATAAGGGTCGCTCAGACGACTAAACTGGACGCGAGCACACCTCGCCCGTTCAGTCCACCAGGGACCGCCTCACACAGCACCGCAGACGGCCACGAGCCTCCCCAGCCGATTGCGCTTCTCGGCCTGCGGCCTGCGATGGCTCATCCACCGTCGGAGCACGCTCTGACGAGCCTTCGGTCGCACGCTCCCGAAGACCTCGCGCGATGTTGTCGCGGCACGGAGGCCGCCAACGGCAGAGCAAGCGCTGACGACCCATCGGAATCGCAAGCGATCCCGAGACGACAGCGCGCGCCGACCGCACCGCACTGGTCGTGTCGTCCGCACTGCACTCGCCGTGTCGTCCGGACCGGTTCCCGTCGCGTCGGAGCGCCGAGACTTAACTGGTGGGCGTTCGTCGTCGGGGACATGACGAAGACGGCGCTGATAACCGGTTGCTCGTCGGGGATCGGGCGGGCGACCGCCGTCGACTTCCTGCGGCGGGAGTGGACGGTGTACGCGACGGCCCGGGACACCGACGACGTGGCCGACCTCGCGGAAGCGGGGTGCGAGACGGCCGAACTCGACGTGACGAGCGACGCCGACGTCGAGCGGGTCGTCGACCGGATCCTCGAGGAGACGGGGCGCATCGACTGCCTGGTCAACAACGCGGGCTACGCTCAGTACGGCCCGGTGGAGGACGTGCCCGTCGACGCGCTGCACGACCAGTTCGACGTGAACGTCTACGGGCCCCAGCGGCTCACGAGGGCCGTGCTCCCGAACATGCGCGAGCGGGGGACGGGGACGGTCGTCAACGTCTCCAGCGTCCAGGGGCGGATCGCCACCGCCGGCTCTGGCGCCTACAGCGGGTCGAAGTTCGCCCTGGAGGCGATGAGCGACGCGCTCCGCCAGGAGGTCGACGACAAGGGGGTCGACGTGGTGCTGGTCGAACCCGGCCCCGTCGCCACCCAGTTCGGCGACCGCGCCGACGACGAGGTCGACCGCCTCGACCGCTCGGCGGGCTACGGCGACCTGTACGCCCTCTTCGAGGACACGGATGTCCTCGCCAGCGGGAACGACTTCGGCGTCCACCCCTCGGAGGTGGCGGCGGTGATCGCCGACGCGGCCTGCGCCTCCGACCCCGACGCCCGCTACCCCGTCGGCACGCTCGCGACCGCGATGATCGCGACGCGGCACCTCCCCGACCGGTGGCGCGACGCCGGCTACCGGCTGGTGCGGTGGGTGCTGTCCTGAAGCGCGTGGACGACCCGACCGCCAGGGGACTACCGGCGGTCACACGGCCGGTAGCTTTTCGTCCCGTTCGCGGGAATCGTCGGTGATGACCGATTCCCTGGGAATCCTCGCCTTCGAGGGGTTCGAGGAACTCGACGCCGTCGGCCCCTACGAGGTGTTCCAGCAGGCGCGAGCCGCGGGCGCCGACTGGACGGTCGAGTTGCTCGCGACCGCCGAGACCGACCGCGTCGCCGCCGCCTACGACCTCCGGATCGAACCGGACGGCGTCCTCTCGCCCGACGCGGACCTGGACTACCTGGTCGTCCCCGGCGGCGGCTGGAACGACGGCGACGAGCGAGGTGCCCGGGCGCTCGCCCGCGACGAACGAATCCTCGACGCGCTGCGGACGCTCCACGAGGGCGGGACGACCCTCCTCTCGGTCTGCACCGGCGCGATGGTCCTGTCGGCCGCCGGGCTACTCGACGGCCGACCCGCGGTCACCCACCGGAGCGCCCTCGACGAGTTACGCGGGACCGACGCCGAGGTGGTCGACGCCCGCGTCGTCGACGACGGCGACGTCGTGACCGCCGGCGGCATCACGGCCGGCATCGACGCCGCGCTGTGGCTGGTCGAGCGCGAGTGGGGCGTGGGCGTCGCGGCCGCCGTCGCCGAGACGATGGAGTACGAGCGCAGTACGGACGTGTATCGAGCCTGACGCTGCGCGGTCACTCCTCCAGACACGCGGCGACGACCCGCAGCGTCCGCTCGCCCTGGACCTCCTCGGCGAACAGCGGGACGCGGCGCACGTCGTGGCCCCGGAAGACCTCCTGGGAGCGCGCGAGCGCGTCCCGTTGCACGTCCCAGCGGCGCTGGCAGAACTCGCAGTCCTCCAGATCCGGGGAGACGAACCAGTCGGCGTCCACGTCGGCCACGTCCGCGAGATCCTGCATCACCCGGTTGACGACGACCGTCCCGACGGGCACGTCGAACTCGTCGAGCCGGCCGAGCAGCCGCTCGGATTCGAGCACCGACAGCTCCTCGGGCACCATCACGACGCGGAAGTCCGTCTGTGCGGGGTCCTGCAGCACGTCCCGCAGTTGCTCGATGCGGACGGAGAGCACCCGCAGGTCGTCCAGCCCCTCCTCGGGGTCGACCTCCTCGTCGTCGCCGCCGAACATCCCGCCGAGGTTCTCCATCATCCCGCCCATCCGCTCGCGCATGGCGAGCACTTTCCCGAGCATCGAGTCCATCACGTCCGGGAGTTCGAGCAGCCGCAGCGTGTGGCCGGTCGGGGCGGTGTCGACGACGACGCGGTCGAACCGCGGGTCGTCCATGTAGCGGATGAGCAGCCTGATGGCGGCGGCCTCGTCGGCGCCGGGCATCGACCCGCCCAGCGGGTCGACCATCTCCTCGCCCGCACCGCCGAGCACCTCGCCCAGGCCGCCGAGCGCCCCACCGGCGCCGCCCATCCCGCCGCCGCCCTCCGCGAAGGGACCGTCCTCCAGCGCGGCCTCGGGGTCGATCTCCGCCGCGTAGAGTGGCACGTCCTCCCGGATCTGGGCCGGCTCGGCCGGGATCTCGGTTTCGAGGGTGTCCGACAGCGAGTGGGCCGGGTCGGTGGAGACGACGAGCGTCGCGGTGCCGTCGCGGGCGCTGGCCAGCGCCGTCGCGGCGGCCATCGTCGTCTTCCCGACGCCGCCCTTGCCCCCGTAGAGGACGTACTCCGGCGCGTCGACCCCCGTCGGGACCGCCTCCTCGTCGATGTCCTCGACCGCCTCCACGTCGATCTCGCTCATGCCTCCACCTGAAGCCGGCGGGCGGATGTATCCGTCGGACCGCCGCTCGCGCTCGGACGCTCCCGCAGTTGCGACGGTCGTCACTGGGTGAGCGGGTGCGGTCGGCGCGCGCTAGAGCGCGCGTTCATGCGCGCGACCGTAGCCGTGCGAGGGATGAGCACCGCAGCCTGCGAGGAGCGCAAGAGGCTGGGGAGGTGTGAGGCCCGCTGCGGTGTGGGTGCGGTCGTGGTGCTGTTGCGGTCGCGGTCCTGGCGGACTGAACGGGCGAGGCGCGCTCGCGCTCGTGTAGTCGCCTGAGCGACCCCTACCCGAAGCGGCCGTAGGCCGCGAGGGAATGTCGCTCAGCGACCGCGAGCGGGCCGAGGGCGTTCACCGCTTGCTGTCCCCTGCGGTCACAGTCACTGTGAGCGAGCGCGCCGAGAGCGTTCGACGTCTGCCGTCGAGTGCGGTCACCCGGAACGCGCAGACGAGTGCGGCGGCTGTCGAGCGGCGGCCACACCCCACGAACGGCGATCGATCGACCGTCCCCCCGGACGGCCGGCACGAGCGGTGGACAGGCGCGATGCCTATGACCGCGACGACCGAGCCTCGCGCACCTCGGCACCGTCGCGGAGTTTGTCTTCGCAGAACGGACAGACGCGGGGGCCGGTGTGACCGTCGGGCGTGAATACGCGCACGTACGCCTCTGTCACGAACGACCCACAGTTCTGACACTCTGGCATCCCTTGAGTAACTGTAATCATCCGCCATATGCTTTCCGGCCGTCGACGGCGGTATAGACCGATTAACTCCCCCTCCCGGCTCGGCAAGGCACCGCTTCTGACGGGTACCACCGCGCTACCAGTAATACGACTGATACAACGCGGCGACCGCTAGACGGCGAGCCGACCGGTACCGACGAGACGGCGATCCGACGGGTGTCGAGGGCGGTCACGACGACCGCGGGTCACTGCGACCGATCTTCCCAGAACCGGTCGAGCTGGCCGTCGAGGAACTCCGCGGTCATGCGGACGAACTCCTCGCGCTCGGCCGGCGAGAGGTACTCGTGGACCGAGCGGGGGGCGCCCGCCGTGTACCGGCGGTCGGCGAACACGCGGACGCCCACCTCGTCGGTCCCGCGGATGACGCGGCCGATGGCCTGGCGGGCCCGCCGGACCGCCGGGACCGTCAGCGCGTACGCGAAGGCGTTGTCCTCGCCGAACTCGTCGGCGTATGCCCGCTGGACCGCCCGCACGCGGGGCGAGCCGACGTTGACGAGGGGGACGCCGATCACCAGCGCCGCCGCCAGCTTCTCGCCGTCGTAGTCGACGCCCTCGGTGAGCGTCCCGCGGGTGCTCGTGACCAGCACCTTCCCGCCGCCGCGGAAGAACTCGGCCTTCAACTGTTCGGTGGCCTCGTTGCTCGAACTCTCGTCGACGAGGACGGGTTTGTCGACGGCGCCGTCGAGGTAGGCGCCGGCCCACTCGGCCTCCCGGTAGTTGGGCATCGCGACGAGGACGTTCCCCGGCGAGCGGGCGACCGACCGGAGGACGTGGGCGTACTCGTCGCGGGTGCGGTTCCAGCCGTCGCCCAGCGGCTCCATCTCCGCCGGGTTCCCGCGGTTCCGGGCGGTGAACGGCTCGGCGTCGACCGTCCAGCTCGCGCGGTTCTCCTCCGGGAACCGCAGCGGGTAGCTCTTCGCCTCGACCGGCCGCCCGTGGTCGCCGTCGTCCGGCGTCGGGCCGGGGTTCGGGTCGCCCTCGCGCAGTGATTCGAGGCCAGAGACCTCGGTGAACACGTCGAGCGGCGAGAGCGTGGCGCTCATCAGCACGCCCCCGCCCAGCGAGTCGAAGATCTCCTTCAGCGACTCGGCGGGCATGCAGTCGAACAGGACCAGCCCGGGCGTGTAGACGCGCTGGTAGTCCCTGTCTACGGCGTCGGCGGCCTGCCCCGTCTTCGGGGCGTACTCCAGTTCGATCTCCCGGAGGTAGCGGTCGTGGCCCCGCTCCCACCAGTGGCCCATCACGGCGCCGACGGCGGCGCAGACCGGCTGGCGAGCCAGCCCGAGGCCGTCGATGGCGTCCTCGACGGCGGCGCCGACGGTCGCCAGGGTCCGCCACACCTCGCCGTCGTAACCCTGCCGCTCGGCCCAGCGGGTGAGTTCGTCCGGTTCGGGCTCCTCGGGGTCCCGCAGCGGCACCTCCACGTCCCGCTCGGGGACGCTCTCCGTCGGGTCGCCGACGCGCCAGTCCCGCTCGACCTCCTCGTCGAGGTAGCGCTCGACGCGCTCGTCGAGCCACCCCAGCAGGTCGTCGTAGAACTCCCTCGCCTGGTCGAGTGCCGACAGGGGCACGTCGTGGCTCGCGAGGCGGTCCCGGACCTGCTGTTTCCTGTCCCGGCTCTCCCGCGCCCGCGAGAGGAGGTGGTTGCAGTCGTTGCGCGCCCGCTTGATCGTCGAGCGGCCCACGCGGTCGGAGAGCAGGTCGCGGACCCGCTCCTCCAGCCGGTGGGCCTCGTCGACGACGAGGAAGGTCGAGGAGTCCAGCGCCGCGGAGACGAGCGGGCGCGATCCGGGGTCGAAGACGTGGTTGTAGTTGCCGACTATCACGTCGGCGTGTTCGAGCATGACGCCCATCGCCCGGTGGGGACAGGTCCCCCGCTCGACGCTGGCGGGCAGGTAGTCGTCGGCCGTCACGACTCGCGACTCCCCCACCGAGAAGTCGACGGGCGAGCCCTTGTTGCGGGCGAACCAGTCCGCCTCGAAGGGGCAGTACAGCGGCTCGTCGTCGCCGGCGGTCATCGACTCGGGCGCGCTGGGCTGGCTCCGCGGGTAGGGCGACTCGGCGCCCGCCGTCTCCAGCGCGCTGTCGAACGTGCGGTAGGTGTCGGCGTCCATGCGGGCCTCCCGGACGAGGTCGCTCGCGAGGCTCGGGTCCCACCACACGTCCTCGGGATCGGCGGCGAGCGCGGCGTCGGCGGCTGGTTCGTCGCCCGACCGGCGGTCGGCCTCGACGAGGTCCGCGGTGGTCTCCCGGAGGTCCTCGCAGCGGTCGTGGGTCGAGGCGTCGTCGGGGAACGCGCCCTCCCGGCCGTAGGGACAGAGGTCGCGCTTCCCGACGAGGGCGACGCCGTCCAGCGGGTCGGGCCGGTCGGGGTCGGCGGCGAGGCGGGCGTTCATCGTCCGCAGGTCCTCGACGAACTGGAGCCGCTGCTGTTTGACCGGCGTGACGACCAGCACGCGGTCGTACTTGCGGGTCGTCCGGACGAGCGTCGCGCCCGCGGTCAGCGCGGCCATCGTCTTGCCGGTGCCGCAGGGCCCCTCCATCGCGAAGTAGCCGCCCCGCTGGCCCACCTCGATCGCCGTCTCGATCGCGTCCGTCTGGCTCTCGTAGGGCTCGGCGAAGCCGAACACCTCCCGCCAGGTCTCGGCGGGGTCGCCCGTCGACCACTCCTCGGGACCGGCACTGTCCGGGGCGCCGCCGTCTTCCGACTCGTCGCCGCTCCCGGCGGCGGACCCGCTCGCGGCGTCGACACTCCTCCCGGCGTCCCCCCCGCCGTCGCTCGCGGCCCGGTCGTCGGCCATCGTCGATCCCTGTGTCGTCCTCGCCTATGAACGCACGGATGCCACGACGGGCACGGGGGACGCACGGACGCCACGACGGGGCGGGAAACGCACGGACGCCGCGGTCGGTCC
Above is a genomic segment from Halosimplex halophilum containing:
- a CDS encoding DUF7563 family protein, which produces MPECQNCGSFVTEAYVRVFTPDGHTGPRVCPFCEDKLRDGAEVREARSSRS
- a CDS encoding SDR family oxidoreductase, whose translation is MTKTALITGCSSGIGRATAVDFLRREWTVYATARDTDDVADLAEAGCETAELDVTSDADVERVVDRILEETGRIDCLVNNAGYAQYGPVEDVPVDALHDQFDVNVYGPQRLTRAVLPNMRERGTGTVVNVSSVQGRIATAGSGAYSGSKFALEAMSDALRQEVDDKGVDVVLVEPGPVATQFGDRADDEVDRLDRSAGYGDLYALFEDTDVLASGNDFGVHPSEVAAVIADAACASDPDARYPVGTLATAMIATRHLPDRWRDAGYRLVRWVLS
- a CDS encoding DUF373 family protein, translating into MTTLVVCIDRAGDLVAGTDPPVVGRDAVESLVVDVGVEDPEDSQVNCLLEALRVSRDLSDGGEETLVAVLAGTDDTVGADRAIARQVERLIDDHGPDSAVVVVDSAEDERLVPIVESRLTVDAVDRVVVRQARDIESTYYLLKQFLADEELRKTVLVPIGVALIAYPVLWWAATPAVATGAIVAVVGLFLLYKGLGIDAYLAALPGQVQQALYSGQVALVTYVVAAGLSLVGVFAGAISVSELGSEGTLILASRFAFDAIPWLTGAALAASTGRLLDELIRREGVRSAYLNLPFGAVAVGLVVRGFSAYFLELADVFEPFRVRAFEAGPVAFEGATLEPPGTRLALFILAGVLVSLAGVRFAAYFSGTTVEQEFAHGREGGD
- a CDS encoding nicotinate phosphoribosyltransferase; amino-acid sequence: MTDESGFDIVPPEAIREGRATDAYFDRTVETLEHADRNPRVVAEVTADQFPTGGWELLAGVKDAAQLFEGRDVDVDAIREGRLFDGGPVMRIEGPYLEFCRLETALLGFLSHATGVATAALEARRAAPDSTVLSFGSRHVHPSIGAMVERSALLGGLDGFSNVAAGEVIGREAGGTMPHALLICFGRGEQEAAWRAFDEAVGPDVPRVALVDTYSDEVDEAVRAAEAVDALDSVRLDTTSSRRGDFEHIVREVRWTLDAEGFEDVGIFVSGGLGPRQLRELREHVAGFGVGSHVSNADPTDFALDIVEVDGELAAKRGKLTGTKEVYRTDDGGHHVQLADADAPADGEALLEPLVRGGEVVREFDLDAAAERAVADADAVGFDAPDGE
- a CDS encoding ArsA family ATPase is translated as MSEIDVEAVEDIDEEAVPTGVDAPEYVLYGGKGGVGKTTMAAATALASARDGTATLVVSTDPAHSLSDTLETEIPAEPAQIREDVPLYAAEIDPEAALEDGPFAEGGGGMGGAGGALGGLGEVLGGAGEEMVDPLGGSMPGADEAAAIRLLIRYMDDPRFDRVVVDTAPTGHTLRLLELPDVMDSMLGKVLAMRERMGGMMENLGGMFGGDDEEVDPEEGLDDLRVLSVRIEQLRDVLQDPAQTDFRVVMVPEELSVLESERLLGRLDEFDVPVGTVVVNRVMQDLADVADVDADWFVSPDLEDCEFCQRRWDVQRDALARSQEVFRGHDVRRVPLFAEEVQGERTLRVVAACLEE
- a CDS encoding ATP-dependent DNA helicase codes for the protein MADDRAASDGGGDAGRSVDAASGSAAGSGDESEDGGAPDSAGPEEWSTGDPAETWREVFGFAEPYESQTDAIETAIEVGQRGGYFAMEGPCGTGKTMAALTAGATLVRTTRKYDRVLVVTPVKQQRLQFVEDLRTMNARLAADPDRPDPLDGVALVGKRDLCPYGREGAFPDDASTHDRCEDLRETTADLVEADRRSGDEPAADAALAADPEDVWWDPSLASDLVREARMDADTYRTFDSALETAGAESPYPRSQPSAPESMTAGDDEPLYCPFEADWFARNKGSPVDFSVGESRVVTADDYLPASVERGTCPHRAMGVMLEHADVIVGNYNHVFDPGSRPLVSAALDSSTFLVVDEAHRLEERVRDLLSDRVGRSTIKRARNDCNHLLSRARESRDRKQQVRDRLASHDVPLSALDQAREFYDDLLGWLDERVERYLDEEVERDWRVGDPTESVPERDVEVPLRDPEEPEPDELTRWAERQGYDGEVWRTLATVGAAVEDAIDGLGLARQPVCAAVGAVMGHWWERGHDRYLREIELEYAPKTGQAADAVDRDYQRVYTPGLVLFDCMPAESLKEIFDSLGGGVLMSATLSPLDVFTEVSGLESLREGDPNPGPTPDDGDHGRPVEAKSYPLRFPEENRASWTVDAEPFTARNRGNPAEMEPLGDGWNRTRDEYAHVLRSVARSPGNVLVAMPNYREAEWAGAYLDGAVDKPVLVDESSSNEATEQLKAEFFRGGGKVLVTSTRGTLTEGVDYDGEKLAAALVIGVPLVNVGSPRVRAVQRAYADEFGEDNAFAYALTVPAVRRARQAIGRVIRGTDEVGVRVFADRRYTAGAPRSVHEYLSPAEREEFVRMTAEFLDGQLDRFWEDRSQ
- a CDS encoding DJ-1/PfpI family protein, which codes for MTDSLGILAFEGFEELDAVGPYEVFQQARAAGADWTVELLATAETDRVAAAYDLRIEPDGVLSPDADLDYLVVPGGGWNDGDERGARALARDERILDALRTLHEGGTTLLSVCTGAMVLSAAGLLDGRPAVTHRSALDELRGTDAEVVDARVVDDGDVVTAGGITAGIDAALWLVEREWGVGVAAAVAETMEYERSTDVYRA
- a CDS encoding Hvo_1808 family surface protein, coding for MDRQGPGSRRLRVAVAAVAVLALLAGCTALESGGHPEGDPASDRLGWENGYWYDDPVNVTASDGYNATEREAVVARTMARVERIRELEFNSTVPVDVISREQYLANRSGGGGNATYSRWNDQVWESIFVVGESSSYSNSSDDTLGQTVQGYYSPGRDAIVLVSDSETPTIDRTTLAHELVHALQDQHFGLDADGETQDQQLANRGITEGDARYVDILYENRCEGEWRCIPPPDSGDGGGGSAGADYNRGLFLTIYTPYAAGSQFVDQVRAQSGWDGVNQLYDARPESTEQLIHPQLYPDEDPVEVTVPDRSNGEWRRFDVDPVADTVGEASIYAMFVHNDVVDPENRYGYESEPSAGWGGDSVVPYTNGTAGGYVWETAWDSERDARQFHEAYLDVLDSHDARNPRGNVYVVPDGEFADAFRAVRSGDTVRIVNAPTVDGLDAVHSRSG